In candidate division WOR-3 bacterium, a single window of DNA contains:
- a CDS encoding Gldg family protein — translation MIKAIIKKELNTYFNSPIAYIILIVFVGLSGWFYAQDLFLGGEADINGFVNIVPILFLLLIPGICMRLIAEERAHGTIETLATLPIKDADVIIGKWLSAFILILIGLCVTLIFPIISSFLGNIDWGIVFTSYIGLILFALFFTGIGIFASSIATTQIVAFIISIFISFFFFIIGKLLFALPTNIMPFFNYISIDYHLNNIIRGIIDSRDFIYFLSLTFLFIYGALYFYSRIKERLLSTTQWALIGIVIILINLVSTRLFFRLDLTQGNIYSLSRATLKILNDLPDNIVIHAYITSKLPFPYNNRAQYLNDLLGEYRLRSKGKIRIEHNDPTTPEQMMDAQRNGIIPLQFTEVKQGEFGVKQGFMGLVFLFENKREVMPVVEDFTNLEYDITSRIKKLTQESIKTIGFTSGHDELTLSENLLNKMRDRYTIINVNLKDTINPKIDALVVAGPKSDFDTTETKKILEYINNKIPVAMFVDRFGINLDFFLAFPLRTPNVDTLLNKLGITIEPGMIMDRNNEMMVLRSQHGSFVMQNIVPYPYFPKIMDLSKQNPITKDFETVVLPFVSPITGGEELARTSKASWLRNSPQSLNPMDQQKFLPLPLPFDKQGPFNTISCLSGDKRVVVVGTSKFIDNQFLSGPGIALFMNILDWLTQDEVLISIRSKSVSIRPLKEISKGMKTLIQWLSPLLPVLIFIIVGIIRWQIRKGGKSGYEA, via the coding sequence ATGATTAAGGCGATAATCAAAAAAGAGTTGAATACTTATTTCAATTCACCAATTGCCTATATCATACTGATAGTATTTGTTGGCTTGAGTGGCTGGTTCTATGCCCAGGATTTATTTCTGGGTGGTGAGGCAGATATAAATGGTTTCGTAAACATTGTTCCCATTTTGTTTCTGCTCTTAATCCCAGGCATATGTATGAGATTGATTGCTGAAGAAAGGGCACATGGAACAATTGAGACCCTTGCTACACTCCCGATTAAAGATGCTGATGTTATAATTGGTAAATGGCTTTCTGCCTTTATTTTGATTTTGATCGGGTTGTGTGTAACGCTTATTTTTCCTATCATTTCATCATTTTTAGGTAATATTGACTGGGGGATTGTGTTCACAAGTTATATCGGTCTAATACTTTTTGCCCTCTTCTTCACGGGTATTGGAATTTTTGCTTCATCAATTGCTACAACCCAGATCGTTGCATTCATTATTAGTATATTCATTTCTTTCTTCTTCTTTATCATCGGCAAATTGCTCTTTGCCCTTCCGACAAACATAATGCCTTTCTTCAATTATATCAGCATTGATTACCATCTCAATAACATAATTCGTGGCATAATTGACTCACGGGATTTCATATATTTCCTTTCACTAACATTTCTATTCATTTACGGTGCACTTTATTTTTACAGCAGGATAAAAGAAAGGTTGCTGAGTACTACTCAGTGGGCGCTTATTGGCATTGTAATAATTCTTATCAATCTTGTCTCAACAAGATTATTTTTTAGATTAGACCTTACTCAGGGTAATATCTATTCATTGAGCAGGGCAACATTGAAGATATTGAATGATTTGCCCGATAATATTGTGATTCATGCCTATATTACAAGTAAATTGCCATTTCCATACAACAACCGTGCCCAGTATCTCAATGACCTGCTTGGTGAATATCGTTTGAGGTCAAAAGGTAAAATTCGGATTGAACATAATGACCCAACGACACCTGAACAAATGATGGATGCACAGAGAAACGGCATTATCCCTCTACAGTTTACTGAAGTAAAACAGGGTGAATTTGGAGTGAAACAAGGATTTATGGGACTGGTCTTCCTATTTGAAAATAAAAGAGAAGTTATGCCGGTAGTTGAAGATTTTACAAATCTTGAATACGATATCACTTCCCGGATAAAGAAATTAACTCAAGAGAGTATTAAAACAATAGGTTTTACAAGTGGACACGATGAATTGACACTCTCAGAAAATCTCTTGAACAAAATGAGGGACCGATACACCATTATTAATGTCAATCTTAAAGACACAATAAATCCCAAGATTGATGCCCTTGTCGTTGCCGGTCCAAAAAGTGATTTTGATACAACGGAAACAAAAAAGATACTTGAATACATAAATAATAAAATCCCGGTGGCAATGTTTGTGGATAGATTTGGCATAAATTTAGACTTCTTTCTTGCTTTTCCACTTCGCACACCAAATGTTGATACACTATTAAATAAACTTGGAATTACAATTGAACCCGGAATGATAATGGACCGCAATAATGAAATGATGGTTTTAAGGAGCCAGCATGGGTCTTTTGTAATGCAGAATATCGTTCCGTATCCATATTTCCCGAAAATAATGGACCTATCAAAACAAAATCCTATCACAAAAGATTTTGAAACGGTTGTCTTGCCTTTTGTCAGTCCAATAACAGGTGGTGAAGAACTTGCTCGAACTTCAAAGGCATCCTGGCTTAGAAATTCTCCGCAGTCATTAAATCCTATGGACCAACAGAAGTTCTTACCATTACCACTACCATTTGACAAACAGGGTCCATTCAATACTATCAGCTGCCTATCAGGTGATAAAAGGGTTGTAGTTGTTGGCACATCAAAATTCATTGATAATCAATTCTTGAGCGGCCCTGGAATTGCATTATTTATGAATATTCTTGACTGGCTCACTCAGGATGAGGTTTTAATCTCAATTCGCTCTAAATCTGTCAGTATTAGACCGTTAAAAGAGATAAGCAAAGGAATGAAGACACTTATACAGTGGTTATCGCCATTATTACCCGTTTTAATATTTATCATTGTTGGTATAATAAGATGGCAGATAAGAAAAGGAGGAAAAAGTGGCTATGAAGCATAA